Proteins found in one Crassostrea angulata isolate pt1a10 chromosome 3, ASM2561291v2, whole genome shotgun sequence genomic segment:
- the LOC128178407 gene encoding uncharacterized protein LOC128178407 has translation MLDGVRQDWLAVACLLEDTLHHVKLQLPSTTRAFIRSDNAGCYHCGNLWLAIPGISRRTGVFIDRYDYSEAQSGKSYCDAKIAHMRGKFSKVVASGYNILTAANMKSAIDLYEGTTGCQAAHVKLQGFPPSTAKCPIKGITKISNVKFEPKHLTTWRAFNIGIGKQLPIEHENNDLAELEIISDFVLKSGSVGHIQNPKESNDVVDSSDDLAFNCPEAGCTQIFTRYSDMQNHCLIGNHTYQLQARSSYDDIKMRWMDACCTLSEDTLKYSKTGEGVTEQVCVQSDMGWALKKERKSARFSDDLKSYLSDIFLQGESSGAKVHPSVVAKNMRVAKNENGEKRFSANQYLAVGQISSFFSRLSALKKTSSTDISDDDLDAVLLNIAKAETAAEFQ, from the exons ATGTTGGATGGAGTGCGTCAAGACTGGTTAGCGGTTGCCTGTCTTTTGGAAGACACACTTCATCATGTGAAACTGCAACTTCCCAGTACAACAAGGGCATTTATTCGGAGTGATAATGCCGGGTGCTACCATTGCGGCAATCTATGGCTTGCCATACCAGGCATCAGTAGGCGCACtg GAGTGTTCATAGACCGCTACGATTACAGTGAGGCCCAAAGTGGGAAGTCCTATTGTGATGCTAAAATAGCCCACATGAGAGGGAAGTTTAGCAAAGTTGTCGCATCAGGATATAACATCCTTACAGCAGCCAACATGAAGTCTGCCATAGACCTGTATGAAGGAACAACTGGATGTCAAGCAGCACATGTTAAGCTCCAGGGATTTCCTCCTTCTACAGCTAAGTGCCCAATAAAGGGCATAACCAAGATTTCAAATGTCAAGTTTGAACCAAAGCATCTAACAACTTGGAGGGCCTTCAATATTGGCATAGGCAAGCAGTTGCCTATTGAACATGAAAACAAT GACCTGGCAGAATTAGAAATTATAtctgattttgttttgaaatctgGATCAGTTGGGCACATTCAAAACCCCAAAGAGAGCAATGATGTTGTTGATTCTTCAGATGATCTTGCTTTTAATTGTCCTGAAGCAGGATGTACCCAGATCTTCACAAGATACAGCGACATGCAAAACCATTGCTTAATTGGTAATCACACTTACCAGCTCCAAGCAAGGTCATCTTATGATGATATAAAAATGAGATGGATGGATGCATGTTGTACACTATCAGAAGATACTCTGAAATACTCTAAAACTGGAGAAGGGGTCACTGAGCAAGTGTGTGTGCAGTCTGATATGGGTTGGGCTttgaaaaaagagagaaaaagtgCTAGATTCTCAGATGACTTGAAATCATATCTTAGTGATATATTCTTGCAAGGAGAAAGTAGTGGAGCAAAGGTACATCCATCAGTTGTCGCTAAAAACATGAGAGTTgctaaaaatgaaaatggagaaaaaagaTTCAGTGCAAACCAATATCTGGCTGTTGGTCAAAtctcatcttttttttcaagactTTCTGCATTGAAAAAAACATCCTCCACAGATATCAGTGATGATGATTTGGATGCAGTTCTTTTGAACATTGCTAAGGCCGAAACAGCTGCAGAATTTCAGTAG